In Elusimicrobiota bacterium, one genomic interval encodes:
- the atpE gene encoding ATP synthase F0 subunit C encodes MSLWHLGLGYLAAGIGSGLIILGAASGIARLASAALEGTARQPEATDNLRTSMLIPAALIEGLGFFALVICLLIALALNTSLPKSGATAETSAAATK; translated from the coding sequence ATGAGCTTGTGGCATCTTGGTTTGGGTTATCTGGCAGCGGGGATTGGTTCTGGACTCATCATTCTGGGGGCCGCCAGCGGGATCGCGCGGCTGGCCAGCGCGGCGCTGGAAGGAACAGCCCGTCAACCGGAAGCGACGGACAATCTCCGGACATCGATGTTGATCCCGGCGGCGCTGATTGAGGGACTCGGGTTCTTTGCCCTAGTGATTTGTCTCTTGATCGCTCTGGCTTTGAACACGTCTCTGCCGAAGAGCGGGGCAACGGCTGAAACGAGCGCAGCGGCAACGAAATAA
- the atpB gene encoding F0F1 ATP synthase subunit A: MNFAELLEHHILDHRIHYLFPIGTIPVYLTRHGLMMLIVAVLLIAVLGIARFQIKGGVPTGVANLIEVFIVYIRDEIVRPNLGDAGDSYLSYFCTLFFFILLCNLLGLVPYGATATGNISVTATLALTTFMMIHIAGIRKLGVWHYLKTYVPHGLPFWLVPLMFVIEVLGIFTKAFALCIRLFANMIAGHIVILAFLCLIFIMREIFHSSIVGVGVALGVSLPAVVGLGLLELFVAFLQAYIFTLLTAVFVGAAVNPQH, from the coding sequence ATGAATTTTGCGGAACTTTTGGAACACCATATCCTGGATCACCGGATCCACTACCTCTTTCCCATTGGAACAATCCCGGTGTATCTCACAAGGCATGGACTCATGATGCTGATTGTGGCGGTCCTTCTGATCGCCGTGCTTGGGATCGCTCGTTTTCAGATCAAAGGGGGCGTCCCGACTGGGGTGGCCAATTTGATAGAGGTTTTTATTGTTTACATCCGGGATGAAATCGTACGGCCCAATTTAGGCGATGCCGGTGATTCTTATCTTTCCTACTTCTGCACGCTTTTCTTCTTCATCCTTTTGTGTAATCTGCTGGGGCTGGTTCCTTACGGTGCGACGGCGACGGGGAACATCTCCGTGACCGCGACTCTGGCTTTGACGACGTTCATGATGATTCATATTGCAGGGATCCGGAAGCTCGGGGTGTGGCATTATTTGAAAACGTATGTGCCGCATGGACTTCCCTTCTGGCTTGTTCCGTTGATGTTCGTCATTGAGGTTTTGGGGATATTCACGAAAGCATTTGCGCTCTGCATCCGGCTTTTCGCCAACATGATTGCGGGGCATATTGTCATCCTGGCTTTTCTGTGTTTGATCTTCATTATGCGGGAGATTTTTCACAGTTCCATCGTTGGGGTGGGGGTGGCGCTGGGTGTCTCGCTGCCGGCGGTTGTGGGGCTGGGGTTGTTGGAGCTTTTTGTCGCGTTTTTGCAGGCGTACATTTTTACGCTCCTGACAGCGGTGTTCGTTGGAGCAGCGGTGAATCCGCAGCATTAA
- a CDS encoding AtpZ/AtpI family protein: MNPLPPKSSSSVWRHIGAGITLAASVLVCIWLGYLFDQHRGTRPWGILIGAFLGIGAGLYNFFKEFTDESKKPG, from the coding sequence ATGAACCCGCTCCCGCCAAAAAGTTCTTCCAGTGTTTGGAGACATATTGGAGCCGGAATCACTCTGGCGGCCTCGGTTCTGGTCTGCATCTGGTTGGGCTATTTATTCGATCAGCACCGGGGAACCAGGCCCTGGGGGATTCTTATCGGAGCGTTTCTGGGTATCGGTGCCGGTCTTTATAATTTTTTTAAAGAGTTTACAGATGAATCCAAAAAGCCCGGTTAA
- a CDS encoding GAF domain-containing protein — protein sequence MLGTYHLTSLFDILNKIHFVYDPVKLWDFILEQACKTLQSEAGTYYEVLEDEQTLRVAAAYGIDVKRLDQVPFRVGSGISGWVAQYHQPALVSDVRQDNRFNRHVDMMTGFQTKSILCIPVFSQKRTYGVIEIINRKSGQFNPQDQEFMTLLGRQVAIAYQNLLLIQEVQNKEVLLESLLANLSGGLIAIDATQTITILNPSATQLLRLDGQPSVGKPVNVILKDYPWFIETLQQTFTNRNTVSRQETKIPINGEDQRIGYTTILISDKQQQILGSGIIFQKLSS from the coding sequence ATGTTGGGAACCTACCATCTGACGTCGCTTTTCGACATTCTGAACAAAATCCATTTTGTCTACGACCCCGTAAAACTCTGGGACTTTATTCTGGAGCAGGCGTGCAAAACGCTGCAATCTGAAGCGGGCACCTATTATGAAGTTCTGGAGGATGAGCAAACGCTCCGGGTGGCTGCGGCCTACGGGATTGACGTGAAACGGCTAGACCAGGTTCCCTTCCGGGTGGGTTCCGGGATCAGCGGCTGGGTCGCCCAATATCATCAACCGGCGCTGGTCAGTGATGTGCGGCAGGACAATCGATTCAACCGGCACGTCGATATGATGACCGGCTTTCAGACGAAATCCATTTTGTGTATTCCCGTTTTTTCTCAGAAGCGGACCTACGGAGTCATCGAGATCATCAACCGGAAAAGCGGGCAGTTTAATCCTCAGGACCAGGAGTTTATGACCCTCCTCGGGCGTCAAGTGGCCATCGCTTATCAGAACCTCCTGCTGATTCAGGAGGTCCAAAACAAGGAAGTCCTTCTGGAAAGCCTGCTGGCCAATCTCTCCGGCGGCCTGATCGCCATTGATGCCACCCAAACCATCACAATTCTGAACCCTTCCGCAACACAATTGCTCCGACTGGACGGTCAGCCATCGGTCGGCAAACCGGTTAACGTGATTTTGAAGGACTATCCGTGGTTTATTGAGACGCTCCAGCAGACGTTTACCAACCGGAATACGGTGTCCCGCCAAGAAACAAAAATTCCCATCAACGGGGAAGATCAGCGGATCGGTTACACCACCATTCTTATTTCAGACAAGCAACAGCAGATACTGGGCTCCGGCATTATCTTCCAGAAACTTTCTTCCTAG
- a CDS encoding M23 family metallopeptidase — MTCFIALLFLVSSAWAASPQIVLSSHTLQPGQTLRVEVDGLSPDAKLRVLFNKKSYPCYPVGPNAQRALIGVPLGTPPQSLPLALKSADPDASSSPLAYTAVSISSRNYPTENINFSQAKTSLAKNEHRESALIHRKAAILRKEQSWEGTFLPPVSGPSIAPFGLHRTRNGTQNAGFHKGMDFRSPKGAPVLASNAGIVELAAPLKAHGKTILLNHGQGVMTIYLHMSSLRVKPGQKVTKGQIIGKVGSTGLSTAPHVHWQVFVHGVPVDPKQWMETEF; from the coding sequence GTGACGTGTTTCATTGCCCTGTTGTTTTTGGTTTCGTCCGCTTGGGCGGCTTCGCCGCAGATTGTACTCTCTTCGCATACGCTCCAGCCTGGCCAGACGCTCCGGGTCGAAGTGGATGGCCTCTCGCCAGATGCAAAACTGCGGGTCCTTTTTAACAAAAAATCGTACCCCTGCTACCCGGTCGGGCCGAATGCCCAACGGGCGCTGATTGGCGTTCCCCTTGGCACGCCGCCGCAATCCCTTCCGCTGGCGCTGAAATCGGCTGATCCCGATGCCTCCTCTTCTCCATTGGCCTACACCGCGGTGTCCATCAGCAGCCGGAACTACCCGACGGAAAACATTAACTTTTCTCAAGCGAAAACCAGCTTGGCGAAGAATGAGCACCGCGAAAGCGCGCTGATTCACCGGAAGGCCGCGATCTTAAGAAAGGAACAGAGCTGGGAGGGAACGTTTCTTCCGCCGGTTTCGGGGCCGTCCATCGCGCCTTTTGGCCTTCATCGCACGCGCAACGGAACCCAGAATGCTGGTTTTCATAAGGGGATGGATTTCCGGTCTCCCAAGGGCGCCCCAGTCCTGGCATCCAACGCCGGCATCGTGGAACTGGCCGCCCCCCTGAAGGCTCACGGGAAAACGATCCTCCTCAACCATGGCCAGGGGGTCATGACCATTTATCTGCATATGTCCTCCTTGCGCGTGAAGCCAGGGCAAAAAGTCACAAAAGGACAGATCATCGGGAAGGTGGGATCCACCGGCCTCAGTACAGCCCCGCACGTGCATTGGCAGGTTTTCGTGCATGGGGTCCCGGTCGATCCGAAGCAATGGATGGAAACCGAATTTTAA
- the tyrS gene encoding tyrosine--tRNA ligase codes for MSAVNLSPENWSKITRGCAEIISEQELRAKLEKGRPLKIKLGVDPTAPDLHLGHLVVLRKLRAFQDLGHQIEFIIGDFTARIGDPSGRSETRPALEPEQVAANAQTYQEQVFRVLDHQKTQLHFNSRWLEPLGVKGIFDLQRRTSVAQMLRRADFAKRFEDEEPISLLELVYPVLQGYDSIAIQADLELGGTDQKFNLLMGRELQLEKGQEPQVVMMMPLLEGLDGVKKMSKSYGNTVAFNDPPNEMFGKTMSIPDALMPKYFELLTDLDVATAAKMHPREAKALLGKTIVEMFHGAPAAEAAAAEFDRVFSKKQVPDQIPEFKTVRGKCLLIDLLAVSGLASSKKEARRLLDQGAVEVDGKRRTEKDTLDLQVPVLIQVGKRRFMRVIPT; via the coding sequence ATGAGCGCTGTGAATTTATCGCCTGAGAATTGGTCAAAGATCACCCGTGGATGCGCCGAGATTATTTCGGAACAGGAGCTGCGCGCCAAGCTGGAGAAAGGCCGACCGCTCAAGATCAAACTGGGTGTGGATCCCACGGCTCCGGACCTTCACCTGGGACACCTGGTCGTCTTGCGAAAATTAAGAGCATTTCAGGACCTCGGGCATCAGATTGAGTTCATTATCGGAGACTTCACGGCCCGGATCGGGGATCCGTCCGGGCGTTCGGAAACTCGGCCCGCGCTGGAACCTGAGCAGGTGGCGGCGAACGCTCAAACGTATCAGGAACAGGTTTTCCGCGTTCTCGATCACCAGAAGACGCAGCTCCATTTCAACAGCCGCTGGCTGGAACCGCTTGGTGTGAAAGGGATTTTCGATCTCCAACGGAGGACATCGGTCGCCCAGATGCTTCGACGCGCCGATTTTGCGAAACGGTTTGAAGACGAAGAGCCGATTTCTCTTCTCGAACTCGTCTATCCGGTGCTTCAGGGGTACGATTCGATCGCGATCCAGGCCGACCTCGAGCTCGGCGGAACCGACCAGAAATTCAACCTGCTGATGGGGCGGGAGCTCCAGTTGGAAAAGGGGCAGGAACCGCAGGTCGTGATGATGATGCCCCTCCTCGAAGGGCTGGACGGCGTAAAGAAAATGTCCAAATCCTACGGGAACACTGTGGCCTTCAATGATCCCCCGAATGAGATGTTTGGCAAGACCATGTCGATCCCGGATGCTCTGATGCCGAAATATTTTGAGCTGCTCACGGATCTGGATGTTGCGACGGCGGCGAAAATGCATCCGCGGGAAGCCAAGGCGCTCCTGGGAAAGACCATCGTCGAGATGTTCCATGGCGCCCCCGCGGCCGAGGCGGCTGCCGCCGAGTTTGACCGGGTCTTTTCCAAAAAGCAGGTCCCCGATCAAATCCCAGAGTTCAAAACAGTTCGTGGGAAATGTCTTCTGATTGATCTTCTAGCCGTTTCCGGTTTAGCCTCGAGCAAAAAAGAGGCCCGCCGGTTGCTGGATCAAGGGGCGGTCGAAGTCGACGGAAAACGCAGGACGGAGAAAGACACGCTGGATCTTCAGGTCCCGGTGTTGATTCAGGTCGGGAAACGCCGGTTTATGCGCGTGATCCCGACGTGA
- a CDS encoding sugar phosphate nucleotidyltransferase has translation MSVYGLILAGGQSSRLFPFNKVLSDMTGSGRTLLQQALDRLSAGRQTNRQPPLVPPDHVYVLSAREWIRPMQKQLKLPARHFLSDPVRRGTWPALLWAMAHIRQQDPDALLAVVTGDHVIPDVNAFRQSLREAMDLAHKEAAIVLVGVQPTSNPEEWCGFGAVRTRGSEIIGFEEKPAWERAGVMIRQGGWLWNAGMFFYRISVAERALRQYQPAMAAIYDQLVAAIRNRREALAERLFSEFPAKIPHPLEPDRLVDNTIDYSIMTPLVQTPFDGTAKAATRALLKWTDLGQWDALRKVVPADSRNTIRIGSVKIDTRTTGSILSADKGYRIEGRGLQGLIAAFSNKTLLLLPERDVTRVKELVQAAQQAGSGPVFAQKCRDCRFQVKRGRLIAYGLKGISVRLTGRRVVLSGPGIIR, from the coding sequence ATGAGTGTCTACGGACTTATTCTGGCCGGCGGTCAAAGCAGCCGACTCTTCCCGTTCAATAAAGTTCTCTCGGACATGACCGGTTCCGGCCGGACGCTGCTGCAGCAGGCGTTAGACCGCCTGAGCGCCGGACGTCAGACCAATCGTCAGCCGCCGCTCGTGCCGCCGGACCACGTTTACGTACTGAGCGCCCGGGAGTGGATCCGGCCGATGCAAAAACAGTTGAAACTCCCCGCCCGCCATTTTCTAAGCGACCCGGTCCGCCGCGGCACATGGCCGGCGCTTTTGTGGGCGATGGCGCATATTCGCCAGCAGGATCCGGACGCTCTTCTGGCTGTGGTCACCGGCGATCATGTGATTCCGGACGTGAACGCTTTCCGGCAGAGTCTGCGGGAAGCGATGGATCTGGCACACAAGGAGGCGGCGATCGTTCTGGTCGGCGTCCAGCCGACGTCGAACCCCGAGGAGTGGTGCGGGTTCGGCGCGGTGCGCACCCGGGGAAGTGAGATCATTGGTTTTGAGGAAAAGCCAGCGTGGGAACGGGCCGGTGTCATGATCCGGCAAGGGGGATGGTTGTGGAATGCCGGCATGTTCTTTTACCGGATTTCCGTTGCGGAGAGGGCCTTGAGACAATATCAGCCCGCGATGGCCGCGATTTATGACCAGCTCGTTGCGGCGATCCGGAATCGGAGGGAAGCGCTCGCAGAGCGTCTCTTCAGCGAATTCCCGGCCAAGATCCCGCACCCGCTGGAACCTGATCGTCTGGTTGACAATACCATTGATTACTCGATCATGACGCCGCTGGTGCAGACGCCGTTCGATGGGACGGCCAAAGCCGCCACCCGTGCGCTTTTGAAATGGACGGATCTGGGTCAGTGGGACGCGTTGCGAAAGGTCGTTCCGGCGGACTCGCGAAATACGATCCGTATCGGATCTGTGAAGATCGATACCCGCACAACCGGTTCGATTCTGTCCGCTGACAAGGGGTATCGTATTGAAGGCCGGGGCTTGCAGGGGCTGATCGCGGCTTTTTCAAACAAAACACTCCTGCTTCTGCCGGAACGGGACGTGACGCGCGTCAAGGAGCTGGTCCAAGCCGCTCAGCAGGCCGGATCCGGGCCTGTTTTTGCCCAAAAATGCCGGGATTGCCGCTTTCAGGTGAAACGGGGACGGCTGATCGCGTATGGGTTGAAGGGTATTTCAGTCCGGCTCACCGGTCGCCGGGTTGTTCTTTCCGGGCCGGGTATTATACGATGA
- a CDS encoding aminotransferase class V-fold PLP-dependent enzyme, protein MPSEPKEIYFDNAATSFPKPDTVQAALLNFHNNLGASAGRGAYPRAVLCGRLLEDTRKLLGKLFNIRKTNQIVFTLNATDALNLAIKGIDWHSGDSVVISAMEHNSVLRPLHALKNRKGIKINKVKANSDGAIDPAEMSKAIDSHTKLITLVHASNVSGTIQPVAEVGAIARRKGIPFLVDAAQSAGALPIDVEAMKIDLLAFPGHKALYGPLGTGGLYVREGLDLEPLREGGTGSQSEHEVQPDFLPDRYEPGSHNALGIAGWKAGLEFVLREGIERIRAQEEALTKQFTEGASRIRQLTLYGPRESSKRLPVISIRLDDYAPMELSHRLFERAGLMTRAGLHCAPGAHQALGTFPLGTTRFSLGYFNTADDVDWALAALSGLAKNPVVAIR, encoded by the coding sequence ATGCCATCTGAACCCAAAGAGATCTATTTCGATAACGCGGCCACCAGTTTTCCAAAACCGGATACAGTCCAGGCCGCCCTGCTCAATTTCCATAACAACCTGGGTGCTTCCGCCGGGCGCGGAGCCTATCCGCGAGCCGTCCTCTGCGGCCGCTTGCTGGAGGATACGCGCAAGCTGTTGGGCAAGCTCTTCAATATCCGGAAAACGAATCAGATTGTTTTCACGCTCAATGCCACGGATGCCCTGAATCTGGCGATCAAGGGGATTGACTGGCATTCCGGTGATTCCGTGGTCATTTCAGCCATGGAACATAATTCCGTTCTTCGCCCGCTACATGCGCTCAAGAACCGTAAAGGAATCAAGATCAACAAGGTGAAGGCCAACAGCGACGGCGCCATCGATCCGGCTGAAATGTCCAAAGCAATCGATTCCCATACGAAATTAATTACGCTGGTCCACGCGTCCAACGTGAGCGGCACGATCCAGCCGGTCGCCGAGGTGGGTGCGATCGCCCGGCGAAAAGGAATTCCCTTTCTGGTGGACGCGGCCCAATCGGCTGGCGCGCTGCCGATCGATGTCGAAGCGATGAAAATCGATCTCCTGGCTTTCCCGGGGCACAAGGCGCTTTACGGGCCGCTGGGAACCGGGGGGCTTTATGTTCGAGAAGGACTTGATCTGGAGCCGTTGCGCGAAGGTGGCACCGGCAGCCAGTCAGAGCATGAAGTGCAGCCGGATTTTCTGCCGGACCGCTACGAGCCGGGATCGCATAACGCGCTGGGGATTGCCGGTTGGAAGGCGGGACTTGAGTTCGTCCTGAGAGAAGGCATTGAACGCATTCGCGCGCAGGAAGAAGCTTTGACCAAACAGTTTACGGAAGGCGCTTCCCGCATTCGTCAACTGACGCTTTATGGACCCCGGGAATCCTCCAAACGCCTCCCGGTCATCTCGATCCGTCTGGATGACTACGCTCCGATGGAGCTGTCGCACCGGTTGTTTGAGCGTGCCGGCCTGATGACTCGCGCGGGCCTTCATTGCGCGCCTGGCGCGCATCAGGCCCTCGGAACCTTTCCCCTTGGGACCACCCGCTTCTCGCTGGGCTACTTCAATACGGCCGACGACGTGGATTGGGCATTGGCGGCGCTCTCCGGTCTGGCGAAGAACCCCGTTGTGGCCATCCGGTAA
- the mnmA gene encoding tRNA 2-thiouridine(34) synthase MnmA, producing MTQKVAVAMSGGVDSSVAAALLKEQGYDVLGITLQLHDRKGTGSTSFDSCCGSSDMADARSVAETLGIPHYYFDYVDNFRESVISYFKESYLAGETPNPCIACNQYVKFDRLLRQAETLGADYLATGHYARIENNGQCFVLKKAIDPDKDQSYVLYRLHQPQLSRLLFPIGHYTKPQIRELAHRLGLQTADKPDSQEICFVPNNDYREFLAGEIPEGQRPAGPIRHKDGRLLGRHKGLPFYTIGQREGLGVAVGHPLYVTGIDRRSNTLVVGRKEDVMASRLIIREVSWGSGQIPGLPRPIQLKIRYKHKEAPATLDAGSEGMFLAVFEKPQSAITPGQAAVFYEGETVLGGGVIDHAI from the coding sequence ATGACCCAGAAAGTTGCCGTTGCCATGTCCGGAGGAGTGGACAGTTCCGTCGCAGCAGCGCTCTTAAAAGAGCAGGGCTACGACGTGCTCGGCATCACGCTCCAGCTGCACGATCGGAAAGGGACCGGGTCCACTTCTTTCGACAGTTGCTGCGGATCTTCGGATATGGCCGATGCGCGTTCCGTGGCAGAGACGCTGGGTATTCCTCATTACTATTTTGACTACGTCGATAATTTTCGGGAGTCGGTGATCTCTTATTTTAAGGAGAGTTACCTTGCTGGTGAAACGCCAAACCCCTGTATCGCCTGCAACCAATACGTGAAATTTGATCGCCTGCTCCGGCAGGCGGAGACGCTGGGAGCCGATTATCTGGCCACGGGACATTATGCCCGTATCGAAAATAATGGCCAATGCTTCGTTTTAAAAAAAGCGATCGATCCAGACAAAGACCAATCCTACGTCCTCTATCGGCTTCATCAGCCCCAGTTGTCCCGGTTGCTTTTTCCGATCGGTCACTACACCAAGCCGCAGATCCGGGAACTGGCGCACCGCTTGGGTCTGCAGACCGCGGATAAACCCGACAGCCAGGAAATCTGCTTTGTGCCGAACAATGATTACCGGGAATTCCTTGCTGGAGAAATCCCCGAGGGCCAGCGGCCGGCAGGACCTATCCGGCATAAGGACGGACGGCTTTTGGGCCGGCACAAGGGGCTTCCTTTCTACACGATCGGCCAGCGGGAAGGGCTGGGGGTGGCGGTCGGACATCCTCTCTATGTGACGGGCATCGATCGGAGAAGCAATACGCTGGTGGTCGGCAGAAAGGAAGACGTCATGGCTTCACGCCTGATCATTCGGGAGGTCTCGTGGGGCAGCGGTCAAATCCCTGGATTACCGCGCCCGATTCAGCTTAAAATAAGATATAAGCATAAGGAAGCTCCTGCCACACTCGACGCTGGTTCGGAGGGGATGTTTCTGGCGGTTTTTGAGAAACCTCAGTCAGCGATTACGCCGGGTCAAGCAGCGGTTTTCTACGAGGGGGAGACCGTTCTAGGAGGCGGGGTAATTGATCATGCCATCTGA
- the hpnE gene encoding hydroxysqualene dehydroxylase HpnE, which produces MVGPTSLVAVPIMTTITKNVLIIGGGFAGLSAATSLAERGFHVTVLEGRQVLGGRAYSFADPKMSDAVDNGQHLFMGCYRETLAFLERIGTRDLLTFQPNLSVDFYGDGGRHARLSCWPLPSPWHLLSGLLRLSTLSWKDRWNLRYLRKALKDGVRNPQGLDDVTVDEWLIRARQSERARRHLWDLLAIAALNEGPSIASAAPFVAVLSQAFFDRRKASRLGLSSVGLSDLYATSSKRFIEAHGGHVKVQSPVAQLVCSNRGVTGVLLRDGRRFQADWVIAAVSAGAFSKLIPEKIKKREPVFQRIENLHFSPIISIHLWFDRPISRSLFAGLLDTHIQWFFNKARILRKTTSGEGYISLVISGAHCFEEWPERKLLTLALEELRRLFPEAREAVLMRSLVIQERQATLSPTVGSERLRPEFQSPLPHFLIAGDWTRTGLPATIESACLSGHRCADLVAAQGISNTPEQREIVFV; this is translated from the coding sequence ATGGTTGGCCCTACAAGCCTGGTGGCGGTGCCGATCATGACAACAATTACAAAGAACGTCCTGATCATCGGGGGCGGTTTTGCGGGGCTTTCCGCCGCGACTTCGCTGGCTGAGCGCGGTTTTCACGTTACGGTTCTGGAGGGACGCCAGGTCCTGGGCGGACGGGCGTACTCGTTTGCGGACCCGAAAATGAGCGATGCGGTCGATAACGGACAGCATCTGTTTATGGGCTGCTACCGGGAGACGCTGGCGTTTCTGGAGCGGATCGGCACCCGGGACCTGCTCACCTTTCAGCCCAATTTGTCGGTCGATTTTTACGGAGACGGGGGGCGTCATGCGCGCCTGTCCTGCTGGCCGCTGCCCTCCCCGTGGCATCTGCTCAGCGGGTTGTTGCGTTTATCGACGCTCTCCTGGAAGGACCGCTGGAACCTCCGTTATCTTCGGAAGGCTTTGAAAGACGGGGTTCGAAATCCCCAGGGGCTGGATGATGTTACCGTCGATGAGTGGCTGATTCGCGCCCGGCAGTCGGAGCGGGCGCGGCGCCATTTGTGGGACCTCCTGGCGATCGCGGCGCTTAATGAAGGGCCCTCCATCGCTTCAGCGGCCCCTTTTGTCGCGGTCTTATCGCAGGCTTTTTTTGACCGGCGGAAAGCCTCACGGTTGGGACTTTCCAGCGTAGGGTTAAGTGACCTTTACGCGACTTCATCGAAGCGTTTTATCGAGGCGCATGGGGGGCACGTCAAGGTCCAATCGCCTGTGGCCCAACTGGTCTGTTCGAATCGCGGCGTGACCGGGGTTCTTTTGCGGGACGGCCGGCGTTTCCAGGCCGACTGGGTGATCGCGGCCGTTTCCGCTGGCGCATTCTCAAAATTGATCCCGGAAAAAATTAAAAAACGGGAACCGGTTTTCCAGCGGATTGAAAACCTTCATTTCTCGCCGATTATTTCAATCCATCTCTGGTTTGATCGTCCGATCAGCCGCAGTCTTTTTGCCGGGCTCCTGGATACGCATATCCAGTGGTTTTTTAATAAGGCGCGCATTTTGCGCAAAACGACGTCCGGTGAGGGATATATATCGCTCGTGATCAGCGGAGCACACTGTTTTGAGGAATGGCCGGAGCGGAAACTGTTGACGTTGGCGCTGGAAGAGTTGCGGCGGCTTTTCCCCGAAGCCCGTGAAGCGGTTTTGATGCGGTCTCTGGTCATCCAGGAGCGTCAAGCCACGCTTTCCCCGACCGTCGGCTCGGAGCGTTTGAGGCCAGAGTTTCAATCGCCATTGCCGCATTTTCTGATCGCGGGCGACTGGACGCGGACCGGACTGCCTGCCACGATTGAGAGCGCCTGCCTGAGCGGGCATCGCTGTGCGGACCTGGTTGCCGCGCAGGGGATATCGAACACTCCCGAACAGCGGGAAATCGTTTTTGTCTAA
- a CDS encoding squalene/phytoene synthase family protein: MALNENDAYVRSVTRRSRSNFSISFFSLPKDQRQAITAVYAFCREVDDVVDLPAGKQASPGQEDKATTLARWKEELARTYEGKPSWPLTKALAQAIQRFHLSKVYFDGILQGVSMDLTTDRYPTFESLSTYCYHVASEVGLLCMEIFGTRSPHLKSYAVKLGMAFQLTNILRDVSADAQRNRIYLPQEDLKRFGVDEGWILQQANKSSSLAATPTSFPPVTGGESIDPPPESAGDDGGVTAGNDGQDGGMGNFQRLMAFEVERAHAFYQEASALPRAEEWPILKTAEIMRAVYADILDRIEARQFQVFGPRICVPAPVKLWLALQAWWRCRS; this comes from the coding sequence ATGGCTCTGAACGAGAACGACGCCTACGTCCGCTCGGTGACCCGCCGAAGTCGCAGCAATTTCTCGATCTCGTTTTTCTCTCTGCCAAAGGATCAGCGCCAGGCCATCACCGCGGTTTACGCTTTTTGCCGGGAAGTGGATGACGTGGTAGACCTGCCTGCCGGCAAGCAGGCCAGCCCGGGCCAGGAAGATAAAGCAACGACACTCGCCCGTTGGAAAGAAGAGCTGGCGCGGACCTACGAAGGAAAACCAAGCTGGCCGTTGACGAAAGCCCTGGCTCAGGCGATCCAGCGATTCCATTTAAGCAAAGTCTATTTTGACGGGATTCTTCAGGGTGTTTCCATGGACCTGACCACGGACCGCTATCCTACTTTTGAGAGCCTGTCAACCTACTGCTACCACGTGGCGAGCGAAGTCGGGCTTTTGTGTATGGAGATTTTCGGGACCCGTTCGCCGCATTTGAAATCGTACGCGGTGAAACTGGGGATGGCCTTCCAGCTGACCAACATCCTCCGCGATGTAAGTGCGGATGCTCAGCGCAATAGAATTTACCTTCCCCAGGAAGACTTGAAACGGTTTGGCGTGGACGAGGGATGGATTTTGCAGCAGGCCAACAAATCGTCATCCCTCGCAGCCACACCAACGTCATTCCCCCCGGTCACTGGGGGGGAATCTATAGATCCCCCGCCAGAGTCCGCGGGGGATGACGGCGGGGTAACCGCTGGGAATGACGGTCAGGACGGCGGTATGGGTAATTTCCAACGTCTCATGGCCTTCGAAGTGGAACGGGCGCACGCTTTTTATCAGGAAGCGTCCGCACTGCCCCGGGCGGAGGAGTGGCCGATATTGAAAACAGCGGAAATTATGCGCGCGGTCTATGCAGACATACTAGACCGCATAGAAGCGCGGCAATTTCAGGTCTTTGGTCCCCGCATTTGCGTCCCCGCGCCGGTAAAATTATGGTTGGCCCTACAAGCCTGGTGGCGGTGCCGATCATGA